A stretch of DNA from Microbacterium sp. LWS13-1.2:
ATCAGGCTCACCACGCGGTCGGTGCCGCGGGCGAGGAGTGTGCGCACGGCGTCGATGTCGGCCTCGCGGCCGATCGTCGGGGTGTAGGGGACGGGGACGCGTCCGATGAGGGTGGGAGCCTCGGGCTCCGGCTCGGCTGTAGCGGCGACTCGCGATTCGTCGAAGCGTTCGGCGAGGAGCATGGCGAGGTCGCCGGCGACGTGGTCTTCGAGGTCGGCGGCGGTGTGGAAGTGGAGGTAGGCGGCGGTGTCGTCGGCTTGGATGCGGGCGATGAGCTGGGTGAGGCGTTCGTCGCGGGTGTCGGTGTCTTTGACGTAGATGAGTTTGGGCATCTCGGGGGAGGCCAGGTTGTATTCGTCTTCGAGTCCGGAGACCGCTTCTTCGGGGGCGACCCAGCCGTAGCTGGCGCCGTAGATGCCGATGAACACGTCGCTCTGAGCGAGGTAGGAGCGGTAGAGGTCGCGGGGAGGGTGGGGGCGGGCGCCCAGCTCGAACATCACTGGCGCGAGCCGCAGACGCTCGATGGCCGACCTCACTGCTTCACGTTCGTCGGCGAGCTCGCGCAGGGTCGAGCTCACGAACACCCGGATCCGCTGGTCGGGCGTGCGGATCACGGGGGATCGTCCCCCAGTCATGACCACATCATGGACCTGTCCGGCCGATTCCGCCACGGTTTCAGTGCATCGGTGTATCGGAAGCGGTCGATCCTCCCCGTCGAGTCCTTCCGCTCGGCTTCCGTCAGGAGTATGGTGCGGCGGTGACGGCGCCGAAGGGGTCGCCGTTCGTCCGATCCGGGGCTTCGGACGTCACCATGGGGAGGGGAATGCGATGAAGAAGGTTTTGGCGTGCGCGGCGGTGGCGATCGGACTGGTGCTCGGCAGCGGCGGAGCCGCGATGGCAGGAGAGGCGACCGGCAACGGCGGTGAGGCGCAAGGCGCCAACAACTCCGCGTCGGAGTGCGCGTTCTCGGGGCAGGACACCATCGACAGTGTCGAGGGCAACCCCGAAGGCTTCGACGACGACATGCTCGCGATGCGGGGCAACCAGAAGAACGGCTACAAGGGCATCCAGAGCTACGGCATGTTCGTGAGCGCCGGCATCGACGTCGGCGTGAACCCGGGCATGGCCTGCCGAGGAAACCTCGGCAAGAAGTAGGCAGCAGCAGGTCGCGCCCGCGTGCTCCGGCCCTTGGGCCGGGTGCGCGGGTGCGTGCTGCGTGGGGTTATACCGCAGCATCCAAAAGTCGTCAAGGATCCGACTGGACACGGCGCGTCGTTCGACGTATAGTGGGTCTTTGCGCTCTTGGATTCCCCCTGCCCTCATATGGTGGTCGGCTGTGCCTGCGCCCCCCCGCGTTCACGCGAGGAGTGCCGCGCGGGTTTCGGGGAAGAGAGCACTCCACCTGACGACAAGGAAACGAGCCCTACGGGCCCACGGAGGTAATCCCCTTGGCTGCTGCGCGCAACGCATCCAACCCCACCACCACCCCTAAGAACGGACGCGGAGCATCCCGCCTCTCGTTCGCCAAGATCTCCGACACGCTGACGGTCCCCGACCTTCTCGCGCTGCAGACCGAGTCGTTCGACTGGCTCGTGGGCAACGAGGCCTGGAAGGCCCGCGTCGCCCAGGCGAAGGCCGACGGTCGCACCGACGTGCCCGAGATCAGCGGTCTCGAGGAGATCTTCGAGGAGATCTCGCCGATCGAAGACCTGAGCGAGACCATGCAGCTCTCGTTCACCAACCCGTACCTCGAGCCCGAGAAGTACTCCATCGAGGAGTGCAAGGAGCGCGGCAAGACGTACGCGGCCCCGCTCTACGTCGAGGCCGAGTTCATGAACCACCAGACCGGTGAGATCAAGACCCAGACGGTCTTCATGGGCGACTTCCCGCTCCAGACCGGCAAGGGCACGTTCATCATCAACGGCACCGAGCGCGTCGTCGTGTCGCAGCTCGTCCGTTCGCCCGGCGTCTACTTCGACAAGACCCCCGACAAGACGAGCGACAAGGACATCGTGTCGGCGCGCGTCATCCCGTCGCGGGGTGCCTGGCTCGAGTTCGAGATCGACAAGCGCGACCAGGTCGGCGTCCGCATCGACCGCAAGCGCAAGCAGTCGGTCACCGTCTTCCTGAAGGCGCTCGGCCTGACCAGCGAGGACATCCTCGCCGAGTTCGCCGGCTTCGACTCGATCGAGGAGACGCTGTCGAAGGACACGATCCTCTCCAAGGAGGACGCCCTCCGCGACATCTACCGCAAGCTCCGTCCGGGCGAGCAGGTCGCCGCCGAGGCCGCCCGCGCGCTCCTGGACAACTTCTACTTCAACCCGAAGCGCTACGACCTCGCCAAGGTCGGCCGGTACAAGATCAACCACAAGCTCGGTGTCGACAAGCCGCTCAGCGACTCGGTGCTGACGGTCGACGACATCGTCGCCACGATCAAGTACCTGGTCCGCCTGCACCGGGGCGACGTCACGTTCGACGGCGTGCGCGGCGGCAAGCCGGCCGAGATCCGCCTGGACGTCGACGACATCGACAACTTCGGCAACCGTCGCATCCGCGCGGTCGGCGAGCTCATCCAGAACCAGGTCCGCACCGGTCTGTCGCGCATGGAGCGCGTCGTCCGCGAGCGCATGACCACGCAGGACATCGAGGCGATCACGCCGCAGACCCTGATCAACGTCCGCCCCGTCGTGGCCGCGATCAAGGAGTTCTTCGGAACGTCGCAGCTGTCGCAGTTCATGGACCAGAACAACCCGCTCGCGGGTCTGACGCACAAGCGCCGCCTCTCGGCCCTCGGCCCCGGCGGTCTGTCGCGTGAGCGCGCAGGCGTGGAGGTTCGCGACGTCCACCCGTCGCACTACGGCCGCATGTGCCCCATCGAGACGCCGGAAGGCCCGAACATCGGCCTGATCGGCTCGCTCGCCTCGTTCGCGCGCATCAACGCGTTCGGCTTCATCGAGACGCCGTACCGCCGCGTGGTCGAGGGCAAGGTCACCGACCAGATCGACTATCTGACCGCCTCCGAGGAGAGCGACTACATCGTCGCGCAGGCCGGTGTCGAGCTGAAGGCCGACGGCCGCTTCGCGCAGGACCGCGTCCTCGCCCGTCGCGGCAACGGCGGCGAGGTCGACCTCTTCCACTCGGAGGAGATCGGCTACATGGACGTCTCGCCGCGCCAGATGGTGTCGGTCGCGACCTCGCTCATCCCGTTCCTCGAGCACGACGACGCGAACCGCGCCCTCATGGGTGCGAACATGCAGCGTCAGGCCGTGCCGCTGCTGCGCTCCGAGTCGCCGGTGGTCGGCACGGGCATGGAGGGCTTCGCCGCGATCGACGCCGGTGACGTCGTCACCGCCGACAAGGCCGGTGTCGTCGTCGAGGTCTCGGCGGACGTCGTGACGGTGCAGCTCGACGAGGGCGGCACCCAGGACTACTTCCTGCGCAAGTTCGACCGCTCCAACCAGGGCACGAGCTACAACCAGCGCGTCGTGGTCTCGGCCGGCGAGCGCGTCGAGGCCGGCGAGGTCATCGCCGACGGTCCCGCGACCGAGAACGGCGAGCTCGCCCTCGGCAAGAACCTCCTCGTGGCGTTCATGACGTGGGAGGGTCACAACTTCGAGGACGCGATCATCCTCAGCCAGGACCTGGTGAAGGACGACACCCTCTCCTCGATCCACATCGAGGAGTACGAGGTCGACGCCCGCGACACGAAGCTCGGCAAGGAGGAGATCACCCGTGATCTCCCCAACGTCAGCCCCGACCTGCTGAAGGACCTCGACGAGCGCGGCATCATCCGCATCGGCGCCGAGGTTCGCCCCGGCGACATCCTCGTCGGCAAGGTCACGCCGAAGGGCGAGACCGAGCTGTCGGCCGAGGAGCGCCTGCTTCGCGCGATCTTCAACGAGAAGAGCCGCGAGGTCCGCGACACGTCGCTGAAGGTGCCCCACGGTGAGCAGGGCACGATCATCGCGGTCAAGGAGTTCAACGCCGAGGACGGCGACGACGAGCTCGGCTCGGGCGTCAACCGCCGCGTCGTGGTCTACATCGCCCAGAAGCGCAAGATCACCGAGGGCGACAAGCTCGCCGGTCGTCACGGCAACAAGGGCGTCATCGCGAAGATCCTGCCCGTCGAGGACATGCCGTTCCTCGCGGACGGCACGCCGGTCCAGGTCATCCTGAACCCGCTCGGCATCCCCGGTCGAATGAACTTCGGCCAGGTCCTCGAGCTGCACCTCGGCTGGATCGCCAAGCAGGGCTGGAAGGTCGAGGGCATCCCGGAGTGGGCCGCCCAGCTGCCGGAGCAGGCCTTCGAGGCGCCGGCCGGCACGAAGGTCGCCACGCCGGTGTTCGACGGTGCGTTCGAGGCCGAGATCGCGGGTCTGCTCGACTCGACGACCCCGAACCGCGACGGCGAGCGCCTGATCGACTCCTCGGGCAAGACGCAGCTGTTCGACGGCCGCTCCGGCGAGCCGTTCCCGGCTCCGATCTCGGTCGGCTACATGTACATCCTGAAGCTGCACCACCTCGTGGACGACAAGATCCACGCGCGCTCGACGGGCCCGTACTCGATGATCACCCAGCAGCCGCTCGGTGGTAAGGCGCAGTTCGGCGGTCAGCGCTTCGGTGAGATGGAGGTGTGGGCCCTCGAGGCCTACGGCGCGGCGTACGCGCTCCAGGAGCTCCTCACGATCAAGTCCGACGACATCCTCGGCCGCGTCAAGGTGTACGAGGCGATCGTCAAGGGCGAGAACATCCAGGAGCCCGGCATCCCCGAGTCGTTCAAGGTGCTCATGAAGGAGATGCAGTCGCTCTGCCTGAACGTCGAGGTCCTCTCGGCCGACGGCACGGCGGTCAACCTCCGCGACACCGACGACGACGCCTTCCGTGCCGCGGAGGAGCTCGGCATCAACATCTCCAGCCGCTTCGAGTCGTCGTCGATCGACGAGATCTAAGCGCGCCAGGTAACGAACGAATTTCCGACACAGGAGAACCAGTGCTCGAATCAACCACTTTCGATCAGCTTCGCATCGGCCTGGCCACCGCTGACGACATCCGTCGTTGGTCCTACGGCGAGGTCAAGAAGCCCGAGACCATCAACTACCGCACCCTCAAGCCCGAGAAGGACGGTCTGTTCGGCGAGCAGATCTTCGGACCCTCGCGCGACTGGGAGTGCGCGTGCGGCAAGTACAAGCGCGTCCGCTTCAAGGGCATCGTCTGCGAGCGCTGCGGCGTCGAGGTCACCAAGTCCTCGGTGCGCCGTGAGCGCATGGGCCACATCGAGCTCGCCGCGCCCGTCACGCACATCTGGTACTTCAAGGGCGTCCCGTCGCGCCTCGGGTACCTGCTGGACATGGCGCCGAAGGACCTCGAGAAGGTCATCTACTTCGCCGCGTACATGGTGATCTCGGTCGACGAGGAGGCGCGCCATCGCGACCTCTCGACGCAGGAGAACAACATCCGCCTCGAGCTGAAGACGCTCGCGGACCGCCGCGACGCGCGTGTCGCCGCTCGCCTCCAGAAGCTGGAGGAGGAGCTCGCCGCGCTCGAGGAGGAGGGGGCCAAGGCCGACCAGAAGAAGAAGGTCAAGGACGCCGCCGAGAAGGAGATGGCCGGCATCCGCAAGGGTACCGACGACCAGATCACGCGCCTCGAGAAGGTGTGGGAGGACTTCCGCACGCTCGAGGTCGGCCAGCTCAAGGGCGAAGACGAGATCTTCCACGAGCTGCAGGACCGCTTCGGTCAGTACTTCGAGGCCCACATGGGCGCCGAGTCGATCAAGCGCCGCCTGGAGGCGTTCGACCTGAAGGCCGAGTCCGAGAACCTGCACCTGCAGATCTCGGAGGGCAAGGGCCAGCGCAAGATCCGTGCGATCAAGCGCCTCAAGGTCGTCAACTCGTTCCTGCAGACCGGCATGAGCCCGGCCTCGATGGTGCTCGACGTCGTCCCGGTGATCCCGCCGGAGCTGCGCCCGATGGTGCAGCTGGACGGTGGCCGCTTCGCGACCTCCGACCTGAACGACCTCTACCGTCGCGTGATCAACCGCAACAACCGCCTCCGTCGCCTGATCGACCTCGGAGCCCCCGAGATCATCGTCAACAACGAGAAGCGGATGCTGCAGGAGGCCGTCGACGCGCTGTTCGACAACGGTCGCCGTGGTCGCCCCGTCACGGGCACGGGCAACCGTGCGCTCAAGTCGCTGTCCGACATGCTCAAGGGCAAGCAGGGCCGGTTCCGTCAGAACCTGCTCGGCAAGCGCGTGGACTACTCGGGCCGTTCGGTCATCATCGTCGGCCCGCAGCTCAAGCTCCACCAGTGCGGTCTGCCCAAGCAGATGGCCCTCGAGCTGTTCAAGCCGTTCGTGATCAAGCGCCTGATCGACCTCGGTCACTCGCAGAACATCAAGGCGGCCAAGCGCGCCGTCGAGCGCACGCGCCCCGAGGTCTGGGACGTGCTCGAGGAGATCATCCGCGAGCGCCCCGTGCTCCTCAACCGTGCGCCGACGCTGCACCGTCTCGGCATCCAGGCCTTCGAGCCTCAGCTCGTCGAGGGCAAGGCCATCCAGCTGCACCCGCTCGTCTGCGCCGCGTTCAACGCGGACTTCGACGGCGACCAGATGGCCGTGCACCTGCCGCTGTCGGTCGAGGCCCAGGCCGAGGCCCGCATCCTGATGCTGGCGTCGAACAACATCCTGAAGCCGTCGGACGGCCGCCCGGTCACCCTGCCCTCGCAGGACATGATCATCGGCCTGCACCACCTGACCACGGTCAAGGAGGGCGCGAGCGGCGAGGGTCGCGTGTTCGGCTCGGTCGGCGAGGCGATCCTGGCGAAGGACGAGGGCACCCTCGACCTGCAGGCCAAGGTGCGCATCCGCGTTCCCGGGCTGACGTTCCTCGAGGGCGAAGCCCCCGAGGGCTACGAGCGCCACGGTCTCGTGGACGCGTCGCTCGGTCAGGCGATCTTCAACGACACGCTCCCCAAGGGCTACCCGTTCGTTCGCGAGCAGGCCGACAAGGGCAAGCTGTCGCAGATCGTCAACAAGCTCGCCGAGGAGTACCCGAAGGTGGAGGTCGCGGCTTCGCTCGACCGCATCAAGGACGCCGGCTTCTACTGGGCCACCCGTTCGGGTGTCACGGTGGCGCTGAGCGACATCCTCACGCCCCCGAACAAGGGCGAGATCGTCGCGGGCTACGAGAAGCAGGCCGCGAAGGTCCAGGCGCAGTTCGAGAAGGGTCTCACCACCGACGCCGAGCGTCGTCAGGAGCTCATCAAGATCTGGACCGAGGCGACCGACGAGGTCCAGAAGGCGATGCGGGACAACTTCCCGGCCGACAACACCATCAACCGGATGGTCTCGTCGGGTGCTCGCGGTAACTGGCTGCAGATCCGCAACATCGCGGGTATGCGAGGCCTGGTGAACAACCCCAAGGGTGAGATCATCCCGCGTCCGATCATCTCCTCGTACCGCGAGGGTCTGTCGGTGGCGGAGTACTTCATCGCGACGCACGGTGCCCGTAAGGGTCTGGCCGACACGGCCCTCCGTACGGCCGACTCGGGCTACCTGACCCGTCGTCTGGTGGACGTCTCGCAGGATGTCATCATCCGCGAGGAGGACTGCGGCACGACCAAGGGCCTCGAGTTCACCATCGCCGCCCCCGGCGCCGACGGTGCGCTGGTGCGCGACGCGAACGTCGAGAACTCGGTGTTCGCCCGCACGCTCGCGGCCGACGCCGTCGACCCGAAGGGCGAGGTCGTCGCCTCCGCCGGTGAGGACGTCGGCGACGTGCTCATCGACAAGCTCGTCGGTGCGGGTGTCGAGTCGATCAAGGTCCGCTCGGTCCTCACCTGCGACTCGGCGGTCGGCGTCTGCGCGAAGTGCTACGGCCGTTCGCTCGCGACCGGCAAGATCGTCGACATCGGCGAAGCCGTCGGCATCATCGCGGCCCAGTCGATCGGTGAGCCCGGCACGCAGCTGACGATGCGTACCTTCCACACCGGTGGTTCCGCGTCGGCCGACGACATCACGCAGGGTCTGCCCCGCGTGCAGGAGCTGTTCGAGGCCCGCACCCCGAAGGGCGCGTCGCCGATCGCCGAGGCCGATGGCCGCATCACGATCGACGAGACCGAGAAGTCGAAGAAGGTCATCCTCACGCCCGACAACGGCGACGAGCCGCACGTCTACCCGGTCCTGAAGCGCGCGACGCTCCTGGTCGAGGACGGGCAGCGCGTCACGGTCGGTCAGCCTCTCCAGGTCGGCACGCTCGACCCCAAGGAGGTCATGCGCGTGCAGGGTGCCCGCGAGGTGCAGAAGTACCTCGTCAACGGCGTCCAGGGCGTGTACCGCTCGCAGGGTGTGCCGATCCACGACAAGCACATCGAGGTCATCGTCCGTCAGATGCTGCGGAAGGTCACCGTGGTCGACCACGGCGACACGACGCTGCTGCCGGGTGAGCTGGTCGACTTCAAGAAGTACCAGAACATCAACCGCGAGACCGTGGCCGAGGGCAAGCGCCCCGCGTCGGGTCGTCCCGAGCTGATGGGTATCACGAAGGCGTCGCTCGCGACCGAGTCGTGGCTGTCGGCCGCGTCGTTCCAGGAGACCACCCGCGTCCTGACGCAGGCGGCCATGGAGGGCAAGAGCGACCCGCTCGTCGGCCTCAAGGAGAACGTCATCATCGGAAAGCTCATCCCCGCCGGAACCGGCCTCGCGAAGTACCGCGATGTCACGGTCGAGGCGACGGAGGAGGCCAAGAGCGAGCGGTACCCCAACCGCATCTTCGCCTCGGACGGCGCGTACACCGACGCCGACCTGAGCTACGTCGACTTCGACAGCTTCTCCACGGACGGTTTCACCACCGACTACAACTGAGTCCCCTTCCGGTCGCCGAGCGACCGGGCTGAGACGAAGCAGCACGAAGGGCCCCGGCATCAGCCGGGGCCCTTCGTCGTTCACTGCGGACGGATGCCTCAGCCGAGGCGGTGCCAGCCGGGGGAGTCGTCGCTCTCGGCCGAGCCGAGGGGGTCGGACGACGTCGACGTGCCGGTCTGGCCCATGCTCTCGGAGCCGGTCGTTGCCGCGGCCCCGTCGCCGCTGGAGGGCGACACGTTCTCGGTGACGTTCTCCTTCACGCGTTCAGCGGTGCTCTGCGCCTCCTCCTTCACGGTCTCGGCAGACGCGACGGCGGAGTCCTTGACCTGCTGAGCGGCATCCTGCGCCGGGCCCTTCAGTCCCTCGGCCACCTCGTGCGCGGCATCCTTCGCCGTATTCACCGCCTTGTCGACGAGCGGCTGGGCCTTGTCGCGCAGCGCTGTGCTCCACCGCGTCTCCGCGTCGGTCGTGGGGATCAGGCTCGCGACGAGGAATCCGACTCCCGCCGCCAGGAGGCCGACCACGAGCGGTGCGCCCTGGGTCGTCTGCCTGGCCTTGTTCGGGAGGTCGCGCACAGCGTCGCCGGCGGTGCCGACGGCCTGCCCGGCGGTGTGGCCGGTGGAGGATGCCGAGTCGCCGAGGTCGTCGGCGACGCCCATGACACGTCCCTTCACGTCGGTCATGACCTGCCGCGCCCTCGTCTTCTGACGCTCCATGATCTTCGGCGGCGACACCTTGTCGGCGAGCGCGTCCACGTCGCGTCCGAGCTCGTCGCGCGTCACCTCGATGTCGGCGCGGATCTGGTCTGGGTTGCTCATGATCTGTTCTCCTCGTTCCTCTTGAGCGCCTCGGGGATCTCTCGAACGGTC
This window harbors:
- the rpoC gene encoding DNA-directed RNA polymerase subunit beta' gives rise to the protein MLESTTFDQLRIGLATADDIRRWSYGEVKKPETINYRTLKPEKDGLFGEQIFGPSRDWECACGKYKRVRFKGIVCERCGVEVTKSSVRRERMGHIELAAPVTHIWYFKGVPSRLGYLLDMAPKDLEKVIYFAAYMVISVDEEARHRDLSTQENNIRLELKTLADRRDARVAARLQKLEEELAALEEEGAKADQKKKVKDAAEKEMAGIRKGTDDQITRLEKVWEDFRTLEVGQLKGEDEIFHELQDRFGQYFEAHMGAESIKRRLEAFDLKAESENLHLQISEGKGQRKIRAIKRLKVVNSFLQTGMSPASMVLDVVPVIPPELRPMVQLDGGRFATSDLNDLYRRVINRNNRLRRLIDLGAPEIIVNNEKRMLQEAVDALFDNGRRGRPVTGTGNRALKSLSDMLKGKQGRFRQNLLGKRVDYSGRSVIIVGPQLKLHQCGLPKQMALELFKPFVIKRLIDLGHSQNIKAAKRAVERTRPEVWDVLEEIIRERPVLLNRAPTLHRLGIQAFEPQLVEGKAIQLHPLVCAAFNADFDGDQMAVHLPLSVEAQAEARILMLASNNILKPSDGRPVTLPSQDMIIGLHHLTTVKEGASGEGRVFGSVGEAILAKDEGTLDLQAKVRIRVPGLTFLEGEAPEGYERHGLVDASLGQAIFNDTLPKGYPFVREQADKGKLSQIVNKLAEEYPKVEVAASLDRIKDAGFYWATRSGVTVALSDILTPPNKGEIVAGYEKQAAKVQAQFEKGLTTDAERRQELIKIWTEATDEVQKAMRDNFPADNTINRMVSSGARGNWLQIRNIAGMRGLVNNPKGEIIPRPIISSYREGLSVAEYFIATHGARKGLADTALRTADSGYLTRRLVDVSQDVIIREEDCGTTKGLEFTIAAPGADGALVRDANVENSVFARTLAADAVDPKGEVVASAGEDVGDVLIDKLVGAGVESIKVRSVLTCDSAVGVCAKCYGRSLATGKIVDIGEAVGIIAAQSIGEPGTQLTMRTFHTGGSASADDITQGLPRVQELFEARTPKGASPIAEADGRITIDETEKSKKVILTPDNGDEPHVYPVLKRATLLVEDGQRVTVGQPLQVGTLDPKEVMRVQGAREVQKYLVNGVQGVYRSQGVPIHDKHIEVIVRQMLRKVTVVDHGDTTLLPGELVDFKKYQNINRETVAEGKRPASGRPELMGITKASLATESWLSAASFQETTRVLTQAAMEGKSDPLVGLKENVIIGKLIPAGTGLAKYRDVTVEATEEAKSERYPNRIFASDGAYTDADLSYVDFDSFSTDGFTTDYN
- a CDS encoding DNA-directed RNA polymerase subunit beta codes for the protein MAAARNASNPTTTPKNGRGASRLSFAKISDTLTVPDLLALQTESFDWLVGNEAWKARVAQAKADGRTDVPEISGLEEIFEEISPIEDLSETMQLSFTNPYLEPEKYSIEECKERGKTYAAPLYVEAEFMNHQTGEIKTQTVFMGDFPLQTGKGTFIINGTERVVVSQLVRSPGVYFDKTPDKTSDKDIVSARVIPSRGAWLEFEIDKRDQVGVRIDRKRKQSVTVFLKALGLTSEDILAEFAGFDSIEETLSKDTILSKEDALRDIYRKLRPGEQVAAEAARALLDNFYFNPKRYDLAKVGRYKINHKLGVDKPLSDSVLTVDDIVATIKYLVRLHRGDVTFDGVRGGKPAEIRLDVDDIDNFGNRRIRAVGELIQNQVRTGLSRMERVVRERMTTQDIEAITPQTLINVRPVVAAIKEFFGTSQLSQFMDQNNPLAGLTHKRRLSALGPGGLSRERAGVEVRDVHPSHYGRMCPIETPEGPNIGLIGSLASFARINAFGFIETPYRRVVEGKVTDQIDYLTASEESDYIVAQAGVELKADGRFAQDRVLARRGNGGEVDLFHSEEIGYMDVSPRQMVSVATSLIPFLEHDDANRALMGANMQRQAVPLLRSESPVVGTGMEGFAAIDAGDVVTADKAGVVVEVSADVVTVQLDEGGTQDYFLRKFDRSNQGTSYNQRVVVSAGERVEAGEVIADGPATENGELALGKNLLVAFMTWEGHNFEDAIILSQDLVKDDTLSSIHIEEYEVDARDTKLGKEEITRDLPNVSPDLLKDLDERGIIRIGAEVRPGDILVGKVTPKGETELSAEERLLRAIFNEKSREVRDTSLKVPHGEQGTIIAVKEFNAEDGDDELGSGVNRRVVVYIAQKRKITEGDKLAGRHGNKGVIAKILPVEDMPFLADGTPVQVILNPLGIPGRMNFGQVLELHLGWIAKQGWKVEGIPEWAAQLPEQAFEAPAGTKVATPVFDGAFEAEIAGLLDSTTPNRDGERLIDSSGKTQLFDGRSGEPFPAPISVGYMYILKLHHLVDDKIHARSTGPYSMITQQPLGGKAQFGGQRFGEMEVWALEAYGAAYALQELLTIKSDDILGRVKVYEAIVKGENIQEPGIPESFKVLMKEMQSLCLNVEVLSADGTAVNLRDTDDDAFRAAEELGINISSRFESSSIDEI
- a CDS encoding DUF3618 domain-containing protein, which gives rise to MSNPDQIRADIEVTRDELGRDVDALADKVSPPKIMERQKTRARQVMTDVKGRVMGVADDLGDSASSTGHTAGQAVGTAGDAVRDLPNKARQTTQGAPLVVGLLAAGVGFLVASLIPTTDAETRWSTALRDKAQPLVDKAVNTAKDAAHEVAEGLKGPAQDAAQQVKDSAVASAETVKEEAQSTAERVKENVTENVSPSSGDGAAATTGSESMGQTGTSTSSDPLGSAESDDSPGWHRLG